Proteins from one Deinococcus apachensis DSM 19763 genomic window:
- a CDS encoding MIP/aquaporin family protein, with protein sequence MINPGRGDTQAAEGGRDSTRHDKTEAGEGWSAQHLRRALVAEAFGTFLLTFASVGALLLARLGLLPEAAASAIPPGLVVLTMIYALGDVSGAHINPVVTLAFALRGAFPWRCVLPYWAVQFGASVAAALLIESFARLPHGTERLPADGAALLDAGGTTVLLVVILATAHRNAKLRPTVGLAVGATVALDHFLTNSVSAVAMNPAKVFGPALVSGRLVEAWPHLLGPVLGGLVALLFTWATRGPLNESEGEAASGNAGQG encoded by the coding sequence ATGATCAACCCGGGGAGAGGTGACACACAGGCTGCGGAGGGTGGGCGCGACTCGACCCGCCACGACAAGACCGAGGCTGGGGAAGGCTGGTCGGCGCAACATCTCCGCCGTGCCCTCGTCGCCGAGGCGTTCGGGACGTTCCTGCTGACCTTTGCCAGCGTGGGTGCCCTGCTGCTGGCGCGCCTGGGCCTCCTGCCCGAAGCGGCGGCCTCGGCCATCCCGCCGGGGCTGGTCGTGCTGACCATGATCTACGCGCTGGGGGACGTGTCGGGCGCCCACATCAATCCGGTGGTGACGCTGGCCTTCGCCCTGCGCGGCGCCTTCCCGTGGCGCTGCGTGCTTCCCTACTGGGCCGTTCAGTTCGGCGCCTCGGTCGCGGCGGCGCTGCTGATCGAGTCGTTCGCGCGCCTTCCCCACGGGACCGAGCGTCTCCCGGCGGATGGGGCGGCCCTGCTGGACGCGGGCGGGACCACCGTGCTGCTCGTCGTAATCCTGGCGACGGCGCACCGCAACGCGAAGCTCAGGCCGACCGTGGGCCTGGCGGTCGGGGCCACCGTCGCGCTCGACCACTTCCTGACGAACAGCGTCTCCGCCGTGGCGATGAATCCGGCCAAGGTCTTCGGCCCCGCGCTGGTGTCCGGACGGCTGGTAGAGGCCTGGCCGCACCTGCTCGGCCCGGTGCTGGGCGGCCTAGTCGCCCTGCTCTTCACGTGGGCGACACGCGGTCCCCTCAACGAGAGCGAGGGTGAGGCCGCCTCCGGGAACGCCGGGCAGGGCTGA
- a CDS encoding class I SAM-dependent methyltransferase codes for MHPPETGPVFAGSIPQVYAQHLVPLIFEPYAADLASRVARRQPARVLEIAAGTGVVTRHLARVLPPGVPIVATDLSQPMLDQAAAAGTERPVEWRQADAQQLPFPDGSFDVVVCQFGAMFFPDKVRAFAEARRVLRPGGGFIFNVWDRIEENEFPDVILRAVRPILPDGGTPFMIRIPHGYHDAPAIARDLARAGFTQPPTVTTLAQRSHAESPRVPAVAFCQGTPMRAELERLGPTGLTEATDLATAAIASRFGPGVVDGKLQALVVAVEREEAAGAG; via the coding sequence ATGCACCCCCCCGAGACTGGCCCCGTCTTCGCAGGCTCCATCCCGCAGGTCTACGCGCAGCACCTCGTCCCGCTCATCTTCGAGCCCTACGCCGCCGATCTCGCCTCCCGCGTGGCGCGGAGGCAGCCTGCGCGTGTCCTGGAGATCGCCGCGGGGACGGGAGTGGTGACCCGTCACCTCGCCCGCGTCCTGCCGCCCGGGGTCCCCATCGTCGCCACCGATCTCAGCCAGCCCATGCTCGATCAGGCGGCGGCGGCGGGGACCGAGCGGCCCGTCGAGTGGCGCCAGGCGGACGCCCAGCAGCTCCCCTTTCCTGACGGGTCGTTCGATGTGGTCGTCTGCCAGTTTGGGGCCATGTTCTTCCCGGATAAGGTGAGGGCGTTCGCGGAGGCCCGGCGTGTCCTGCGTCCGGGCGGCGGGTTCATCTTCAACGTGTGGGACCGGATCGAGGAGAACGAGTTTCCCGATGTCATCCTCCGGGCGGTCCGGCCCATCCTCCCGGACGGTGGGACGCCCTTCATGATCCGCATCCCGCATGGGTATCACGATGCTCCGGCCATCGCCCGAGACCTGGCCCGCGCGGGGTTCACCCAGCCTCCCACGGTCACCACCCTGGCCCAGCGCAGCCACGCGGAGTCGCCCCGTGTTCCTGCGGTGGCGTTCTGTCAGGGCACGCCCATGCGGGCCGAATTGGAGCGGCTTGGACCCACAGGACTTACGGAGGCCACCGACCTGGCGACCGCCGCCATAGCCAGCCGGTTCGGGCCGGGCGTGGTGGACGGCAAACTGCAAGCCCTCGTCGTCGCCGTGGAGCGGGAGGAGGCAGCCGGAGCGGGGTGA
- a CDS encoding MFS transporter, producing MSAETRSPLAVPALPLGRLAPLYGAQALATGATTVSTVLASLIMSSLGRESLSGLPSTLISASAALSAGLFGALMLRAGRRVGLGSAFVLGTVGAVLGFLGARAGATPLFLLGASLMGAAQGGYQQARYAAAESVPESRRGTALGLLMLMSVLGSFLMTGFSGAVEGLGDRLDTSAEVAGWLVGGGLLGIAALLILVWTPLKSPAQAGPARLSLRGAFAVPGVRSTALALATAQGLMITLMSLTPLRAHHLGMDHGGIAALISGHIAGMFGFGWLTGPLIDRLGLRVGYVGGALLLAAAALTAPLPGPAWLGASMFLLGLGWNLAFVTGSKALSRHPAAQGVTDGLGYVAAGTGTLVGGLVITHAGFPALASACALLALLPLVSAWRVRRG from the coding sequence GTGAGCGCCGAGACTCGTTCCCCCCTCGCCGTCCCCGCCCTGCCGCTGGGACGGCTCGCCCCGTTGTATGGGGCACAGGCCCTTGCCACGGGCGCCACCACGGTCAGCACCGTCCTCGCCAGCCTGATCATGAGCAGCCTGGGCCGCGAGAGCCTGTCGGGGCTGCCCAGCACCCTGATCTCCGCGTCGGCGGCCCTCTCGGCGGGGCTGTTCGGCGCGCTGATGCTGCGGGCTGGGCGGCGGGTGGGGCTGGGGTCGGCGTTCGTGCTGGGGACCGTCGGGGCCGTCTTGGGCTTCCTGGGCGCGCGGGCCGGAGCCACGCCCCTCTTCCTCCTTGGGGCGTCGCTGATGGGCGCGGCGCAGGGCGGCTACCAGCAGGCCCGCTACGCCGCCGCCGAGAGCGTCCCCGAGTCGCGGCGCGGCACGGCCCTGGGCTTACTCATGCTGATGAGCGTCCTGGGCTCCTTCCTGATGACCGGCTTCTCGGGCGCGGTGGAGGGGCTGGGCGACCGTTTGGACACTTCCGCCGAGGTCGCCGGGTGGCTGGTGGGCGGTGGCCTGCTGGGGATCGCCGCCCTGCTGATCCTGGTCTGGACACCGCTGAAGTCCCCGGCGCAGGCCGGTCCCGCACGCCTCTCCCTCCGCGGGGCCTTCGCCGTTCCGGGCGTACGCTCGACCGCCCTGGCCCTCGCCACCGCGCAGGGGCTGATGATCACGCTGATGAGCCTCACGCCGCTGCGGGCACACCACCTGGGGATGGACCACGGGGGCATCGCCGCGCTGATCTCCGGCCACATCGCGGGCATGTTCGGCTTCGGCTGGCTGACCGGGCCGCTGATCGACCGGCTGGGGCTGCGGGTGGGCTACGTGGGCGGCGCCCTCCTGCTCGCCGCCGCCGCCCTCACCGCGCCGCTGCCCGGCCCCGCGTGGCTGGGTGCCAGCATGTTCCTGCTGGGGCTGGGCTGGAACCTCGCCTTCGTGACGGGCAGCAAGGCGCTCTCCCGCCACCCCGCCGCGCAGGGCGTGACCGACGGCCTGGGCTACGTCGCGGCGGGAACGGGCACGCTGGTCGGCGGCCTCGTGATCACGCATGCGGGCTTTCCGGCCCTGGCCTCGGCCTGTGCCCTCCTCGCGCTCCTGCCGCTGGTCAGCGCGTGGCGGGTGCGGCGGGGGTAG
- a CDS encoding cobalamin B12-binding domain-containing protein: MEDRRIRVLIAKPGMDGHDRGAKVVARALRDAGMEVVYTGLRQTAEMIVNAAIQEDVDAIGLSVLSGAHMHYFREVMALLRERGAEDIIVFGGGIIPDQDLPRLEELGVGRVFTPGASTEDAAAYLKTAVAQRWATQGA; the protein is encoded by the coding sequence ATGGAAGACCGCCGCATCAGGGTCCTGATCGCCAAGCCCGGCATGGACGGCCACGACCGGGGCGCCAAGGTGGTGGCGCGGGCGCTGCGCGACGCGGGGATGGAAGTGGTGTACACCGGCCTACGCCAGACCGCCGAGATGATCGTGAACGCTGCCATTCAGGAGGACGTGGACGCCATCGGCCTCAGCGTGCTCTCGGGCGCGCACATGCACTACTTCCGCGAGGTGATGGCCCTGCTGCGCGAACGCGGCGCTGAGGACATCATCGTGTTCGGTGGGGGCATCATCCCCGACCAAGACCTGCCGAGGCTGGAGGAACTCGGCGTGGGCCGCGTCTTCACCCCGGGGGCGAGCACCGAGGACGCCGCCGCGTACCTGAAGACCGCCGTCGCCCAACGCTGGGCCACGCAGGGTGCCTGA
- a CDS encoding WD40 repeat domain-containing protein, giving the protein MRSLLLTLLLGSAALAAPLTPLQTATHPNAHWAFHVDSQKAVAVDYDGAAAVLFPRHGSPLMVKFTENGKLRAPLVTPEGRVLAVGLDFPRCEVAVWDVSGGRKVTALRGDFTKVFGCDRAEGTEFIFNTQFTPDGRFLLTQDAASLRRWDARRGTLLKNLPGTFLSVNVSPDGRRVAAISQNRRVEVWASDLSRRLKVTPPQPADCFRGPGAWPTEVNWSPDSTRLAFSCDREVRVWNVADGGLQSLGREARRESPDTPTFSPDGRFVVADEDQFGAAVWNVGNGQRVAQLRLDAPNVQVTDVKVTPQHLLLAALDDGRVVRLDLNRPAQALEPLVPFPSKPGLWPSLAVSREGDRLAVASGDGRLNIYALPGK; this is encoded by the coding sequence ATGCGTTCTCTGCTGCTCACCCTGCTGCTGGGTTCGGCTGCCCTGGCCGCGCCGCTCACGCCCCTTCAGACAGCGACCCACCCGAATGCTCACTGGGCCTTCCACGTGGATTCACAGAAAGCCGTCGCTGTGGATTACGACGGGGCGGCTGCGGTGCTCTTTCCCCGCCACGGTTCGCCCCTCATGGTAAAGTTCACTGAGAACGGCAAGCTGCGCGCCCCCCTCGTCACGCCGGAGGGCCGAGTCCTGGCCGTGGGACTGGACTTTCCCCGCTGTGAGGTCGCCGTGTGGGACGTGAGTGGCGGGCGAAAGGTAACGGCACTGCGAGGCGACTTCACAAAGGTCTTCGGCTGCGACAGGGCTGAAGGCACCGAGTTCATCTTCAACACGCAGTTCACGCCCGACGGCCGCTTCTTGCTGACCCAGGATGCGGCAAGCCTGCGCCGCTGGGATGCCCGGCGCGGCACCCTGTTGAAGAATCTTCCGGGGACCTTTCTGAGCGTCAATGTCAGCCCGGACGGCCGCCGGGTGGCGGCCATCAGTCAGAACCGCCGGGTGGAGGTCTGGGCCTCCGACCTCAGCCGCCGCCTCAAGGTGACACCCCCGCAGCCCGCTGACTGCTTCCGGGGACCGGGCGCTTGGCCGACAGAGGTGAACTGGAGCCCGGACAGCACGCGACTCGCCTTCTCCTGTGACCGGGAGGTGCGGGTGTGGAACGTGGCCGACGGAGGACTGCAAAGCCTGGGGCGGGAGGCCAGGCGCGAGTCCCCCGACACTCCCACTTTCAGCCCCGACGGCCGCTTTGTGGTAGCGGACGAGGATCAGTTCGGGGCCGCGGTCTGGAATGTGGGGAACGGTCAGCGGGTCGCGCAACTCCGGCTGGACGCCCCGAACGTGCAGGTCACCGACGTGAAGGTCACCCCGCAACACCTCCTGCTCGCCGCCCTGGACGATGGACGGGTCGTCCGGCTGGACCTGAACCGGCCTGCACAGGCGCTGGAACCGCTGGTGCCCTTCCCCAGCAAGCCCGGGCTCTGGCCCAGCCTGGCCGTCAGCCGGGAGGGGGACCGCCTGGCCGTGGCCTCGGGCGACGGCAGGCTGAACATCTACGCGCTGCCGGGGAAGTGA
- the gltX gene encoding glutamate--tRNA ligase produces the protein MPVVTRIAPSPTGDPHVGTAYIGLFNHTLAHQARDRGEEGKFILRIEDTDRNRYVPDSEKRIFQMMQWLGLTPDESPLQGGPNGPYRQSERFDLYGEYARRLIESGHAYYAFETPEELSALREEAQKEGRVIAVPSRDLDPAEAQRRVKAGESAVIRLKVPREGETVVNDFLRKPIAFQNREIDDKVLLKADGFPTYHLANVVDDRLMGVTHVIRAEEWITSTPIHVLLYQAFGWPEPVWAHMPLLRNADKSKISKRKNPTSVEWYMEQGFLPEAMLNFLATMGWTHPEGREIFDLAEFQRVFQLEDVTLGGPVFSLDKLRWMNGKYLREVLTEEEVAKRLHDYLAGQKHDLPEDDYFRAVVRMMIPRMDVFSEFLEKTPYFWSEDYPVNEKAQQLIEEGRPFLPELAARLKNLPAFDQATTEPALRAFAEEKGLKPGKVMQPLRAALAGTSESPGMFEMLEALGRERVVARVERVARGG, from the coding sequence ATGCCCGTCGTCACCCGTATCGCCCCCAGCCCGACCGGAGACCCGCATGTCGGGACCGCATACATTGGCCTCTTCAACCACACCCTCGCCCATCAGGCGCGCGACCGGGGTGAGGAGGGCAAGTTCATCCTCCGCATCGAGGACACCGACCGCAACCGCTACGTCCCCGACTCTGAAAAGCGCATCTTCCAGATGATGCAGTGGCTGGGTCTCACGCCCGACGAGAGCCCCCTTCAGGGCGGCCCCAACGGCCCTTACCGTCAGAGCGAGCGCTTCGACCTGTACGGCGAGTATGCCCGGAGGCTGATTGAGTCCGGCCACGCCTACTACGCCTTCGAGACGCCCGAGGAGCTGAGCGCCCTGCGTGAGGAGGCCCAGAAGGAGGGCCGCGTGATCGCCGTCCCCAGCCGCGACCTCGACCCCGCCGAGGCGCAGCGGAGGGTGAAGGCGGGCGAGAGTGCCGTCATCCGCCTCAAGGTCCCGCGTGAGGGCGAGACGGTCGTGAACGACTTCCTCCGCAAGCCCATCGCCTTCCAGAACCGCGAGATCGACGACAAGGTACTCCTGAAGGCCGACGGCTTCCCCACCTACCACCTCGCCAACGTGGTGGACGACCGCCTGATGGGCGTGACGCATGTGATCCGCGCCGAGGAATGGATCACCTCCACCCCCATCCATGTGCTGCTGTACCAGGCGTTCGGCTGGCCCGAGCCCGTCTGGGCGCACATGCCGCTTCTGCGCAACGCTGACAAGTCCAAGATCAGCAAGCGCAAGAACCCCACCTCGGTCGAGTGGTACATGGAGCAGGGCTTCCTGCCCGAGGCCATGCTCAACTTCCTCGCCACCATGGGCTGGACCCACCCCGAGGGCCGGGAAATCTTTGATCTGGCCGAGTTCCAGCGGGTCTTCCAGCTGGAGGACGTGACGCTGGGCGGCCCCGTCTTCAGCCTCGACAAGCTGCGCTGGATGAACGGCAAGTACCTGCGCGAGGTGCTGACGGAGGAGGAGGTGGCAAAACGCCTGCACGACTACCTCGCCGGGCAGAAGCACGACCTCCCCGAGGACGATTACTTCCGCGCGGTCGTCCGCATGATGATCCCGCGCATGGACGTGTTCTCGGAGTTCCTGGAGAAGACGCCCTACTTCTGGTCCGAGGACTACCCGGTGAACGAGAAGGCGCAACAACTCATCGAGGAGGGCCGCCCCTTCCTGCCCGAACTCGCCGCGCGGCTGAAGAACCTGCCCGCCTTCGACCAGGCGACGACCGAGCCCGCCCTGCGCGCCTTTGCCGAGGAAAAGGGCCTCAAGCCCGGCAAGGTGATGCAGCCCCTGCGCGCTGCCCTCGCCGGAACGAGCGAGAGCCCCGGCATGTTCGAGATGCTGGAGGCCCTGGGGCGTGAGCGCGTGGTGGCCCGGGTGGAGCGGGTGGCGCGGGGCGGGTAG
- a CDS encoding flavin reductase family protein, translating to MLSEVTTRFFGYYPGTVALVASEHAGTRNVLSVGWHTALSADPPLYGVAVGRERASHPLIVGSGHFGVNFLPFAWARAVQGAGVLSLHDGPGADKFARLGLTPLPDAPLAVAQAYLHYGCEVVQVVPTGDHDLIVGRVSEVRFDPAHYDAAGLFVGEAAVYLGRSAYVTTTSGREVYPPEVFED from the coding sequence ATGCTCAGTGAGGTCACCACACGCTTCTTCGGCTACTACCCCGGCACGGTCGCCCTGGTGGCGTCCGAACACGCCGGGACACGCAACGTGCTGAGCGTGGGCTGGCACACCGCCCTGAGCGCCGACCCGCCCCTGTACGGGGTGGCGGTGGGGCGGGAGCGGGCGAGCCACCCCCTGATCGTGGGAAGCGGGCACTTCGGCGTGAACTTCCTGCCCTTCGCGTGGGCGCGGGCGGTACAGGGGGCGGGCGTGCTGAGCCTGCACGACGGTCCGGGGGCGGACAAGTTCGCGCGGCTGGGGCTGACGCCGCTGCCGGACGCACCGCTGGCTGTGGCGCAGGCTTATCTGCACTACGGCTGCGAGGTGGTCCAGGTCGTGCCCACCGGCGACCACGACCTGATCGTCGGGCGGGTGTCAGAAGTCCGCTTCGATCCCGCCCACTACGACGCGGCGGGCCTGTTCGTGGGGGAGGCCGCCGTGTACCTCGGGCGCAGCGCCTACGTCACGACGACCTCGGGGCGGGAGGTCTATCCACCGGAGGTCTTCGAGGACTGA
- the mutL gene encoding DNA mismatch repair endonuclease MutL translates to MTIHVLPPHISRLIAAGEVVSRPLDVVRELVENALDAGASRLEVEVESGGLGLVRVRDNGAGIAADSVALAPVRHATSKLEPEAGAVERVTTLGFRGEALWAAAQAGELHLVTRPAAQVGAAEVCAAGDNVTVRRTSAPAGTTVTVRNLFARLPARLRTQAPAAVEVREITALVGRYILHHPVLHWRLTVDGEPRLTHAPADHRGAVASVYGPLSANRVLRVEAEGVSGVVSRPELTRARRDRMHFSVNGRPILAPPELEKAVIEGFAELLPSGVAPLCVLDLTVAPEDHNPNVHPAKQVVALADLPAVAARVREAVAEALMAHPLARSAPALIAPPEPQATPASGNFPALTLVGVYQELYLLAQGEGDLWVVDAHAAHERALYERLTRDLTAAPPVELPEPELLHLTPEQVARLHERDADLRAWGLTIEDFGAGLARLRTLPAALAALPVPRLHEQLVEAALGDSPDPRRHVLARLACAPALKAGMLDGERGEAVLTALSACDQPWSCPHGRPTTLRLSERDLAHAFGRRGVRDVARGRDEVPGGKSGGREAPATPPARTP, encoded by the coding sequence ATGACCATCCACGTCCTCCCCCCCCACATCTCGCGGCTGATCGCGGCGGGTGAGGTCGTGTCGCGCCCGCTCGATGTGGTACGCGAACTCGTGGAGAACGCGCTGGATGCGGGGGCCTCGCGCCTTGAGGTGGAGGTCGAGAGCGGCGGCCTGGGGCTGGTCCGGGTGCGGGACAACGGGGCGGGCATCGCGGCGGACTCGGTGGCCCTCGCCCCCGTGCGGCACGCGACGAGCAAGCTGGAACCGGAGGCGGGCGCGGTGGAGCGCGTGACCACACTTGGCTTTCGTGGGGAGGCGCTGTGGGCGGCGGCGCAGGCGGGGGAACTGCATCTGGTGACGCGCCCGGCGGCGCAGGTGGGGGCGGCGGAGGTGTGCGCGGCGGGTGACAACGTGACGGTGCGCCGCACCTCCGCCCCGGCGGGCACGACGGTGACGGTCCGCAACCTCTTCGCACGCCTGCCCGCCCGGCTGCGGACGCAGGCCCCGGCGGCGGTCGAGGTGCGCGAGATCACCGCGCTCGTGGGTCGCTACATCCTGCACCACCCCGTCCTGCACTGGCGGCTGACGGTGGACGGCGAGCCCCGCCTCACCCACGCGCCCGCCGACCACCGAGGCGCAGTGGCGAGTGTGTACGGGCCGCTCAGCGCGAACCGCGTCCTGCGGGTGGAGGCGGAGGGCGTGAGTGGCGTCGTCTCCCGCCCAGAACTCACCCGCGCCCGCCGAGACCGGATGCACTTCAGCGTGAACGGGCGGCCCATCCTCGCGCCGCCGGAACTTGAAAAGGCTGTGATTGAGGGCTTTGCGGAGCTGCTGCCCTCGGGCGTGGCCCCGCTCTGTGTCCTCGACCTCACCGTGGCGCCGGAGGACCACAATCCCAACGTCCATCCGGCCAAGCAGGTCGTCGCTCTCGCCGACCTGCCCGCCGTGGCCGCGCGGGTGAGGGAGGCGGTGGCGGAGGCGCTGATGGCGCATCCCCTGGCCCGTTCCGCCCCAGCGCTGATCGCCCCGCCGGAACCCCAGGCAACCCCGGCGAGCGGCAACTTTCCCGCCCTCACCCTCGTCGGCGTCTATCAGGAGCTGTACCTCCTCGCGCAGGGGGAGGGCGACCTGTGGGTGGTGGACGCGCACGCCGCGCACGAACGCGCCCTGTACGAGCGCCTGACGCGCGACCTCACTGCCGCCCCGCCCGTCGAGTTGCCCGAACCCGAGTTGCTGCACCTCACACCCGAGCAGGTGGCGCGGCTGCACGAGCGGGACGCCGACCTGCGCGCCTGGGGTCTGACCATCGAGGACTTCGGGGCGGGACTGGCCCGGCTGCGGACGCTGCCCGCCGCCCTCGCCGCGCTCCCCGTGCCCCGGCTGCACGAGCAACTCGTCGAAGCGGCCCTGGGCGACAGCCCTGACCCCCGCCGTCACGTGCTGGCCCGCCTCGCCTGTGCCCCCGCGCTCAAGGCCGGGATGCTGGACGGGGAGAGGGGAGAGGCTGTTCTGACCGCCCTCTCCGCCTGCGACCAGCCCTGGTCCTGCCCGCACGGGCGTCCCACCACCCTGCGCCTTTCCGAGCGCGACCTGGCCCACGCCTTCGGGCGCCGCGGCGTGCGTGACGTGGCCCGGGGCCGGGACGAGGTGCCGGGTGGGAAAAGCGGCGGGAGGGAGGCTCCCGCAACTCCCCCCGCCCGCACCCCGTAA
- the mutS gene encoding DNA mismatch repair protein MutS, with translation MPVGVPQSVLKGTGSGVLPPMLEQYVALRDKHPDFLLLFQVGDFYETFGEDAERAARLLGIALTHKSSRDFSTPMAGVPVRALDSNVERLLAAGARVAVADQIEEPGSGLVERRVTQLLTPGTVTEERHLTADENYLGAVATGDGYALALLDVSTGEFRCAAFHTRTALYDELARHRAREVLLAPELSGNAALLADFQARFPVMLSPANFDEEGARAELKAVLGEVPGSLGSAALVRACGAVLGYARLTQQGRLEMVRRVVRFEPGAHMRLPDAAVRALEVFQAQSPQGVTLMDVLAETRTAGGRRRLRAWLRAPLLDELSIRSRLDAVETLTRASDLRGAVRALLYRAHDLERLAARVATRRASPREVASLARTLDLLPEAVNLLDTQDGLLAGIRARLGALPDVVTLIRAALVDDPPIRAGEGGLIRDGFHAELDGLRSEALGHRAWLAELETSERARTGIGSLKVGFNNVFGYYLEVNGPHLSKVPADYRQIATLKDRARFTRPDLREREREIARLELAAQRLELEVFTELRESLAAHAEGLAEAAGAVAELDVLTALAEIAVESGWVRPQTISGRAHLVQARHPVVERATGGRFVPNDAELGPNRHTLLLTGPNMAGKSTYLRTVALCALLHQVGSFVPADRAELPIYDAIHTRIGASDDLAGGRSTFMVEMSELASILHGATHRSLVILDEVGRGTSTLDGLAIAQAALEHLHGTGAHTLFATHYFELTRLEAEHPGLVNLHVAAEEDEAAGGLTFYHQVIPGAARQSYGVEVARLAGLPAPVTTRAARLLTALNAGGDDRKLRRELAALDLSRLTPMQALEILHGWQREAQRAAEGEEREVRNL, from the coding sequence ATGCCGGTGGGGGTGCCGCAGAGCGTCTTGAAGGGAACGGGGTCGGGGGTGCTGCCGCCGATGCTCGAACAGTACGTGGCGCTGCGGGACAAGCACCCCGATTTCCTGTTGTTGTTTCAGGTCGGGGACTTCTATGAGACGTTCGGGGAGGACGCGGAGCGAGCGGCCCGTTTGCTGGGCATCGCGCTGACCCACAAGAGCAGCCGGGACTTCTCGACGCCGATGGCAGGCGTGCCCGTCCGCGCGCTCGACAGCAACGTGGAGCGGCTGCTCGCGGCGGGCGCGCGGGTGGCGGTCGCCGACCAGATCGAGGAACCGGGGTCGGGGTTGGTGGAGCGCCGGGTCACGCAGCTCCTGACGCCGGGCACGGTGACCGAGGAACGCCATCTCACCGCTGACGAGAACTACCTGGGCGCGGTGGCGACGGGGGACGGGTACGCCCTCGCCCTCCTCGACGTGTCCACCGGGGAGTTCCGCTGCGCGGCCTTCCACACCCGCACAGCGCTGTACGACGAACTCGCGCGGCACCGGGCGCGGGAGGTGCTGCTGGCCCCCGAACTCTCGGGCAACGCCGCTCTCCTGGCCGACTTCCAGGCCCGCTTCCCGGTCATGCTCTCGCCCGCCAACTTCGACGAGGAGGGGGCGCGGGCGGAATTGAAGGCCGTGCTGGGCGAGGTGCCCGGGTCACTGGGCTCGGCGGCGCTCGTGCGGGCGTGCGGGGCGGTTCTCGGGTACGCGCGGCTGACGCAGCAGGGGCGGCTGGAGATGGTGCGCCGGGTGGTGCGCTTCGAGCCGGGGGCACACATGCGCCTGCCCGACGCGGCGGTGCGGGCGCTGGAGGTCTTCCAGGCGCAGTCGCCCCAGGGCGTCACCTTGATGGATGTGCTGGCGGAGACGCGGACGGCGGGCGGGCGGCGAAGACTTCGGGCGTGGCTGCGGGCACCGCTCCTCGATGAACTCAGCATCCGGTCCAGGCTGGACGCGGTGGAGACGCTGACCCGCGCCTCCGACCTGCGGGGGGCGGTGCGGGCGCTGCTGTACCGGGCGCACGATCTCGAACGCCTGGCGGCGAGGGTGGCGACCCGCCGGGCCTCCCCGCGCGAGGTGGCGTCGCTGGCGCGCACCCTCGACCTGCTGCCCGAGGCGGTGAACCTGCTGGACACCCAGGACGGGCTGCTCGCGGGCATTCGTGCCCGGCTGGGGGCGCTGCCCGATGTCGTCACCCTCATCCGCGCGGCCCTGGTGGACGACCCGCCCATCCGCGCGGGCGAGGGCGGCCTGATCCGCGACGGCTTCCACGCCGAACTCGACGGCCTGAGGAGCGAGGCGCTGGGGCACCGCGCCTGGCTCGCCGAGCTGGAGACCAGCGAGCGCGCCCGCACCGGCATCGGCAGCCTGAAGGTGGGGTTCAACAACGTCTTCGGGTACTACCTGGAGGTCAACGGGCCGCACCTGAGTAAGGTCCCCGCCGACTACCGCCAGATCGCCACCCTCAAGGACCGCGCCCGCTTCACGAGGCCTGACCTGCGCGAGCGTGAGCGCGAGATCGCCCGGCTGGAACTCGCCGCCCAGAGGCTTGAACTGGAAGTCTTCACCGAGCTGCGCGAGAGCCTGGCCGCCCATGCGGAAGGGCTGGCGGAGGCGGCGGGCGCGGTGGCGGAACTCGACGTGCTGACGGCCCTGGCCGAGATCGCCGTGGAGTCCGGCTGGGTACGGCCCCAGACCATCTCCGGCCGCGCACATCTGGTCCAGGCCCGCCACCCCGTCGTCGAGCGGGCGACGGGCGGGCGCTTCGTGCCCAACGACGCCGAGCTTGGGCCGAACCGCCACACCCTGCTGCTGACCGGGCCGAACATGGCGGGCAAGAGTACTTACCTCCGTACAGTGGCCCTGTGCGCCCTGCTCCATCAGGTCGGCTCCTTCGTGCCCGCCGACCGGGCCGAACTTCCCATCTATGACGCCATCCACACGCGGATCGGCGCCAGTGACGACCTCGCGGGGGGCCGCTCCACCTTCATGGTCGAGATGAGCGAACTGGCGAGCATCCTGCACGGGGCCACGCACCGCAGCCTGGTCATCCTCGACGAGGTGGGGCGCGGCACCTCCACCCTGGACGGCCTCGCCATCGCGCAGGCGGCGCTGGAACACCTGCACGGAACGGGGGCGCACACCTTATTTGCCACCCACTACTTCGAGCTGACGCGGCTGGAGGCCGAACACCCGGGCCTGGTCAACCTGCACGTCGCCGCTGAAGAGGACGAGGCGGCGGGCGGGCTCACCTTCTACCATCAGGTCATCCCCGGGGCCGCCCGGCAGAGTTACGGCGTGGAGGTGGCGCGCCTCGCCGGGCTGCCCGCCCCCGTCACCACCCGCGCGGCCCGGTTGCTCACCGCCCTGAACGCCGGGGGCGACGACCGCAAGCTGCGGCGCGAACTCGCCGCCCTCGACCTCAGCCGCCTGACGCCCATGCAGGCGCTGGAAATCCTCCACGGCTGGCAGCGGGAGGCCCAGCGGGCCGCCGAGGGCGAGGAGCGGGAGGTCAGAAACCTATGA